The following coding sequences lie in one Salmo salar chromosome ssa13, Ssal_v3.1, whole genome shotgun sequence genomic window:
- the LOC106566838 gene encoding biglycan gives MLPFSVVLLLLCATPLPTTVALPFEQKGLLDYGKSINVEGLVMMLMNDEEEGSAVEEYYKPEQPTCPFGCQCNQNVVQCSDLGLHYVPYDIPPETRLLDLQSNQITEIREGDFKGLSNLYALVLVNNKISRVHPRAFMPLKRMHKLYFSHNQLTAVPKNLPSSLVELRIHDNHIKRVASGAFSGLGSMNCIEMGRNPIQNSGFEPGAFDGLKLTFLRISEAKLTGIPKDLPEGLHELHLDHNQIQAIELEDLRQYESLHRLGLGYNHIRHIEHGSLYYLQNLRELHLENNRIPNVPGGLAGMKYLQVVYLHSNNISQVDVNDFCPNGFGVKKTYYNGISLFDNPINYWEVVPATFRCVSNRMAVQFGNHKK, from the exons ATGCTTCCCTTCTCTGTTGTCCTTCTCCTGCTGTGTGCCACCCCTCTTCCCACCACTGTGGCCCTGCCCTTTGAGCAGAAGGGCTTATTGGACTATGGGAAGAGCATCAATGTAGAGGGGCTGGTGATGATGTTGATGAACGATGAAGAGGAAGGCTCAGCGGTTGAGGAATACTATAAACCAGAACAGCCTACTTGCCCATTCGGCTGTCAGTGTAACCAGAATGTTGTGCAGTGCTCTGACTTGG GTTTACACTATGTGCCATATGACATCCCCCCGGAGACCAGGCTCTTGGACCTTCAAAGCAACCAGATCACTGAGATAAGAGAGGGTGACTTCAAGGGACTCAGTAACCTCTAT GCTCTGGTGTTGGTGAATAACAAGATCTCCAGGGTGCACCCTCGGGCCTTCATGCCCCTCAAAAGGATGCACAAGCTCTACTTCTCCCACAACCAGCTGACGGCCGTGCCCAAGAACCTGCCCTCTTCCCTGGTGGAGCTGCGCATCCATGACAACCATATCAAGAGGGTGGCATCTGGGGCTTTCTCTGGCCTGGGCAGCATGAACTGCATTG AGATGGGGAGGAATCCTATTCAGAACAGTGGTTTTGAGCCCGGAGCCTTTGATGGACTTAAACTTACCTTCCTTCGCATTTCTGAGGCAAAACTCACAGGCATCCCTAAAG ATCTCCCTGAGGGTCTACATGAGTTGCATTTAGATCACAATCAAATTCAAGCCATTGAACTAGAAGACCTAAGACAATATGAGAGTTTGCACAG gttggGTCTAGGCTACAATCACATTCGTCACATTGAGCATGGTAGCCTGTACTACCTGCAAAACCTGAGAGAGCTGCATCTAGAGAACAACCGGATCCCCAATGTCCCTGGAGGCCTTGCTGGAATGAAGTACCTGCAG GTGGTCTACCTTCACTCCAACAACATCAGCCAGGTTGACGTGAATGACTTCTGCCCTAACGGCTTTGGTGTCAAGAAGACTTACTACAACGGGATCAGTCTCTTTGATAACCCAATCAACTACTGGGAGGTGGTTCCGGCCACCTTCCGCTGTGTCAGCAACAGGATGGCTGTACAGTTTGGCAACCACAAAAAGTAG